TTCGGAGACGAACTCCTCGGTGCGCTCGGTGGTGATCGCACCCTGACTGGAGGGTTCGATGAGGTTCTCCTCCTCGAGGACGCGAAGCGAGTAGCGGACCTTGTGGTGCGGGTACCCCGTTTCGTTCGACATCTTCACGATCCCGATGGGCTCGTTTTCGATGACCATCTTCAGGACCTGAAGATGTCGTTCCAACATATCGACTTCCTTCTCAAGCCGGTCTATCATGGCATTTGTTAACTTGTCGTTCGTACTTTTAAAAGTTGCTGTCGATACGGCGAGTTGCCGGGAGGATTTGATAGTTGTCGTGGGAGTGATTAACAGTTGTGGTTGGAGCCCGGCGGATCGTAATCGGTATGCGGGTCGGTCCGAAACCTCCGGCTATGACCGTAACTATCGTCGGCGCACAGTTGGGCGACGAAGGCAAGGGCGGCGTCGTCGACCTCTACGGCGAGAACGTCGACGTCGTCGCGCGGTACCAGGGCGGGGACAACGCCGGCCACACCGTCGTCTTCGGCGACGAGGAGTACAAGCTCTCGCTGGTCCCAAGCGGTGCGGTTCGCGGGACCGTCGGCGTGCTCGGCAACGGCTGTGTCGTCAACCCCGAGACGCTGTTCGACGAGATCGATGCCCTGCGAGAGCGGGGGCTGGATCCACAGGTGAAGGTCGCCGAGCGCGCCCACGTCATCATGCCCTATCACAGGGTGCTCGACGGGATCGAGGAGGACGTCAAGGAGGACTCGGATCTGGACGCGGGTACGACGGGTCGAGGGATCGGCCCGACCTACGAGGACAAGGTCGGTCGCCGGGGGATCCGGATCGGCGATCTGCTCGATTCCGACTCCCTCAGAACCAAACTCGAGTACGCCGTCCCTCAAAAGCGCGCCCTCGCCGAGGACGTCTTCGGAGCCACGACGGACGAGGCCTTCGACATCTCCAGTCTCTACGAGCAGTACCGGCGCTACGGCGAGCGCCTCGCAGAGGAAGGCATGACCGTCAACGCCGGCGATTACCTCACGAAGCGTATCGAGTCGGGTGAAAACGTCATGTTCGAGGGCGCACAGGGCACCTCGATCGACATCGACCACGGCGACTATCCCTATGTGACCTCTTCGAACCCCACCGCGGGCTATGCGGCAACCGGTACCGGCGTCGGCCCAACAGTGGTCGGCCGCGGCGAGGTCATCGGGATCGTCAAGGCATATCTCACGCGCGTGGGAACCGGCGAGCTTCCGACGGAACTCGGCTCGGTCGACGGCCAGACGCCCCAGAACGGCGGACGCCCCGAGATGGCCGAACTCGCCACCCAGATCAGGGACGAGGGCGGCGAGTACGGCACCGTCACCGGCCGGCCACGCCGCGTCGGCTGGCTCGACGTACCGATGATTCGCCATGCCGCCCGCGTTAGCGGCTTTACCGGCCTTGCGATCAACCACATCGACGTACTGGCGGGGATGGACGAGGTCGAAGTGGGCCACTCCTACGACCTCGACGGTGAGGAGGTCCTGACGATGCCCTCGACGAGCAAGCAGT
This window of the Halalkalicoccus subterraneus genome carries:
- a CDS encoding adenylosuccinate synthase yields the protein MTVTIVGAQLGDEGKGGVVDLYGENVDVVARYQGGDNAGHTVVFGDEEYKLSLVPSGAVRGTVGVLGNGCVVNPETLFDEIDALRERGLDPQVKVAERAHVIMPYHRVLDGIEEDVKEDSDLDAGTTGRGIGPTYEDKVGRRGIRIGDLLDSDSLRTKLEYAVPQKRALAEDVFGATTDEAFDISSLYEQYRRYGERLAEEGMTVNAGDYLTKRIESGENVMFEGAQGTSIDIDHGDYPYVTSSNPTAGYAATGTGVGPTVVGRGEVIGIVKAYLTRVGTGELPTELGSVDGQTPQNGGRPEMAELATQIRDEGGEYGTVTGRPRRVGWLDVPMIRHAARVSGFTGLAINHIDVLAGMDEVEVGHSYDLDGEEVLTMPSTSKQWARCEVNYRRFDGWPETDWEAVAREGYDAIPENARTYLEYVSAELDTPIYAVGVGPGREQTVVVESPF